The Prunus persica cultivar Lovell chromosome G8, Prunus_persica_NCBIv2, whole genome shotgun sequence genome includes a region encoding these proteins:
- the LOC18766238 gene encoding laccase-15, which yields MLSGKRNSALQILSLLLVFLHCQASSHNYHFVVKEATYTRLCSTKEILTVNGKFPGPVLQAHKGDTIYVNVHNNGRYNITIHWHGVKQPRYPWSDGPEYITQCPIQPGHKFKQNIIFSEEEGTIWWHAHSDWSRATVYGAIIVYPKRGASYPFPQPHEEVPIILGQWWKRDIMEVFEEFVQTGGEPNVSDAHTINGQPGDLYPCSKSETFKLFVDENKAYLLRIINAAMNSILFFSIANHNLTVVGADGSYTKPVTRDYITISPGQTLDALLLTNQQVGQYYMAARAYSSSPAVAFDNTTTTAIVQYNNRNSTPFSSPPILPYLPYYNDTNAAFNFFDSLRSLANEDHPIDVPKNITTRLISTVSVNTFPCPNSSCEGPNGTRLAASMNNISFVDPTTIDILEAYYYHINGVFREGFPDFPPLVYNFTGEDLPLILQTPKRGTKVKVFDYGSIVECVFQGTNLVAGIDHPMHLHGFSFYIVGRGFGNFDQDKDPLNYNLVDPPHRNTVIVPINGWTAIRFKTNNPGVWFLHCHLERHLTWGMNTVFIVKNGKHKKEKLLPAPQEMPPC from the exons ATGTTGTCTGGAAAGAGGAACTCTGCCCTGCAGATTTTATCTCTTCTACTTGTGTTTCTCCATTGCCAAGCGTCATCCCATAATTATCATTTTGTG GTGAAAGAAGCTACATATACAAGGTTGTGCAGCACCAAGGAAATATTGACAGTAAATGGAAAATTTCCTGGACCAGTTTTACAAGCTCATAAAGGTGATACAATCTATGTCAATGTCCACAACAACGGCAGATACAACATCACTATCCACTG GCATGGAGTAAAGCAACCGAGGTATCCATGGTCAGATGGTCCTGAATACATCACACAATGTCCAATTCAGCCTGGGCATAAATTCAagcaaaatattatattttctgaagaagaaggaaccATCTGGTGGCATGCACATAGTGACTGGTCTCGAGCCACAGTTTACGGAGCAATTATTGTCTATCCAAAACGTGGAGCTAGCTATCCATTTCCCCAGCCTCATGAGGAAGTGCCAATTATATTAG GTCAGTGGTGGAAAAGGGACATAATGGAGGTATTTGAAGAATTCGTTCAAACCGGAGGAGAACCAAATGTTTCTGATGCTCACACCATCAATGGTCAGCCTGGTGACCTCTATCCATGCTCAAAATCAG AAACATTCAAACTCTTCGTGGATGAAAACAAGGCCTATCTGCTCCGGATAATAAACGCCGCAATGAACAGcattctcttcttctcaatcGCAAACCATAACCTCACAGTGGTGGGAGCAGATGGGAGCTACACAAAGCCAGTGACAAGAGATTACATCACAATATCACCGGGACAAACGCTAGATGCCTTGCTGCTCACAAACCAACAAGTTGGCCAATATTACATGGCCGCTAGGGCTTACTCAAGCAGTCCTGCTGTTGCTTTTGACAACACCACAACCACAGCAATAGTACAATACAACAATAGAAATTCCACTCCATTTTCAAGCCCTCCAATATTACCTTACCTTCCTTACTACAATGACACAAATGCAgccttcaatttctttgataGCCTTAGAAGCCTAGCCAATGAAGACCACCCAATTGACGTCCCAAAAAACATCACCACTAGATTAATCTCAACAGTTTCAGTCAACACATTTCCCTGCCCAAATAGTTCTTGCGAAGGACCAAATGGGACCCGCCTAGCTGCTAGCATGAACAACATAAGTTTTGTGGACCCCACAACAATTGACATCCTAGAAGCATATTATTATCATATTAATGGGGTGTTTAGAGAAGGTTTCCCAGATTTTCCGCCACTGGTGTATAATTTTACAGGTGAAGATCTGCCATTGATTTTACAAACACCAAAGAGAGGGACAAAGGTGAAGGTTTTTGATTATGGGTCAATTGTGGAATGTGTTTTTCAAGGCACGAACTTGGTTGCTGGGATTGATCATCCAATGCATTTGCATGGGTTTAGCTTCTATATTGTTGGAAGAGGGTTTGGGAATTTTGACCAAGACAAGGACCCCTTAAATTACAATCTCGTTGACCCTCCTCACAGGAACACTGTGATTGTGCCTATAAATGGCTGGACCGCCATCAGATTCAAAACCAACAATCCAG GAGTATGGTTCTTGCACTGCCATTTGGAGCGTCACCTAACATGGGGAATGAACACCGTTTTCATTGTAAAGAACGGAAAACACAAGAAGGAAAAGTTGCTGCCCGCACCACAAGAAATGCCACCATGCTAA